The nucleotide sequence TTGAAGATAATCAGCGGAAAGTTGTTAATAATTCGTTAGTTTATAAAAATGGTCGTTATGAAATGGACTTTGTCGATTTTGAAGAAAAGATAATTAGCCATAAGGTTAAATTATTTGTGTTATGTAGTCCGCATAATCCGGTGGGGCGGGTCTGGAACAAAGAAGAGCTGTTAAAACTAGGGGATATATGTTTAAAACATAAGGTTATTGTAGTGGCAGATGAAATTCATGCTGATTTTGTTTATCAGGGTCATCAACATCAGGTGTTTGCTAACTTAAAAACTGACTATCAAGAGATAACGGTAACTTGTACTGCCCCAAGCAAGACTTTTAATATTGCGGGCTTACAAGTATCTAATATCTTTATTGCTAATGAAAATTTGCGAAAAAAATTCAAACAAGAATTGAAAAAAACAGCTAATGCTGATATTAATGTTATGGGACTGATTGCGTGTCAAGCTGCTTACAGTCAAGGTGAAGACTGGCTCAGACAGGTTAAAATATATATTGCCGAAAATTTAGAATATGTAAAAACCTTTTTAAGAGATAATTTACCGCAAGTTAAATTAGTTGAGCCTGAAGGAACTTATTTACTATGGCTTGATTTTAGAGAACTTAATTTAACGGAAGAAGAGCTGGAAGATTTAATTATCAATAAAGCGAAATTATGGCTAGATGGTGGAACAATGTTTGGTACAGAAGGAGTAGGATTTCAACGGATCAATATTGCCTGTCCGCAAAAAATTTTAATACAAGCTTTCACACAATTAAAGGAAGCATTAAAACAATAAAATAAAACCCCGTCTAAGGTCACTACCGCTTTTAGCGATAGTCAGTATTAGACGGGGTTTTTATTAAGAATAAATAGTCCAGTTTGAAACATTAACAACGTTAGCAGTACCGCTACCAGTACCGCTACCAGCCGAGAACCCGTTGTTGG is from Negativicutes bacterium and encodes:
- a CDS encoding pyridoxal phosphate-dependent aminotransferase, which produces MKYDFSQVIERNNTLSIKYDFAKERKKPSGLLSLWVADMDFPVAQEIKDALIERCNHGIFGYSEVKTPYYEVIAKWYQEKFNWSTKKQWLVKTPGVVAAIANAIRAFTNIGDAVLIQKPVYYPFFLTIEDNQRKVVNNSLVYKNGRYEMDFVDFEEKIISHKVKLFVLCSPHNPVGRVWNKEELLKLGDICLKHKVIVVADEIHADFVYQGHQHQVFANLKTDYQEITVTCTAPSKTFNIAGLQVSNIFIANENLRKKFKQELKKTANADINVMGLIACQAAYSQGEDWLRQVKIYIAENLEYVKTFLRDNLPQVKLVEPEGTYLLWLDFRELNLTEEELEDLIINKAKLWLDGGTMFGTEGVGFQRINIACPQKILIQAFTQLKEALKQ